The nucleotide sequence CTGCGGCGGCCCGCTCGACCTCTCCGCGCCACCGGTGGCCCACGGCGCCGGCCCGGTCGCATTCGACGCCGGCCCGCCCGGGCGCGGCGACAGCTCCTCGACCGGCTCGAGCAGCACCACCGCGCTCATCCCGACGGGTCAGCCGCCGGCGCCGGCGATCGATCCCTCGACCCCGACCACGCCGCTGCCGCCGGCCGGCGACTCCGCGGCCCCGCCCTCGACCGCGGCGGCACCGCCGGGCTCGCCGCAGGCTCCGGCGGCGCCCCGGACCGCCACCCTCGCCGCCACCCAGCTGACCCCGGCCGACGCCGGCTGGATGCGTGACGCCTACCTGGCGATCGCCGCGGCGGTCCTGACCGTGCTCCTCGCCGGAACCCTTCTCATCCGGTCTCGCCCGTGAGGCCGCGGAGCGCAGCGTAGGGCGCCGTCCCCGGCTCGCCCGGGGACGGCCTCCGGTCAGGCGGTGAGCTCGGTCAGCCGCCGGGCGAGCTCGCCCTTGGAGGCGACCCCCAGCTTCACGTAGACCCGGGCGAGGTGGGCCTCGACGGTGCGCCGGCTGATGAAGAGCCGGTCGCCGATCTCCCGGGCGGTGAGCCGCTGGGCGGCGAGCCGCGCCACCTGCAGCTCGCGCACGGTGATGCCCTCGGCGCCGCGCACCGCATCGGCGGCGCGCAGCCCCTCGCGGCCCCGCGCCCGCAGCACCTCCACCACCCGATCGCGCCGCCACAGAGCTCCGCCCGCCTCGAACGCGCTGGCCGCGTCGGCGAGGGCGTGGAGCTCGGCGGCGCAGCTCCGGGTCTCCAGGGCGCGGGCGCAGGCGACCAGGCTGCGCCCCCGCAGGGTGGCGCTGGCCTTCTCGGGGAGCAGGGTCCCCGCCTCCCGCGCCGCCGCCGCGCCGCGGGCGTGGTGCCCGCGACCGATCGCCGCCCAGGCGCGCCCCAGCGCCGCGTGGGCGTGGAAGAGGTCGCGCTCGGTGATCCCGGCGATGCGGTCGAGCTCGGCGGCGGCCAGCTCCGCCTGGGCGGGGAGGCCGGCCTCGACCGCGACCTCGGCGAGGTCGAGCAGCATCGGCGCGGCGAAGACCACCGCCCCCATCGCCAGCAGGCCGTCGCTGCCGCGGCGGAGCGCCGCGACCGCCGCCGCCAGCCTCCCCTCCCGCCAGGCGAGCACCCCGGCGGCGTGCTGGGCGAATCCCGACGCGACGAACCAGGTGCGGTCGCCGTAGATCCGCGCCGCGGTGGCGACGTCGCGGCGGGCCTCGTCGAGCTGGTCGATCTCGACCGCGGAGAGGGCGGCGATGCAGAGGCCGGCGGCGCGGCGGCGGCTCAGGCCGCCGGGATTCAGCACCACCGCCTCGCGGACGCAGGCGAGCGAGCCGGCGTAGTCGCCCGCCAGCCAGCGCACGTGCGACTCCAGCTCGAGCACGTTGCTGTCGCGCCAGCCGGGGACGGACCGGGCCTCCTCGAAGGCCGCCAGGGACTCGTCGAAGCGGCCCTCGAAGCCGTACGCCCAGCCCAGCGACATCAGCCCCCAGGTGACCCGGTAGAGCTTCCCCGTCCGCCGCGCCATCTCCACGCTCCGGCCGATCGCCGCCTCCGCCTCGGCGAAGCGCCCCTGGTAGAAGGTGGCCGTGCCCAGCACCCCGAGGGCCTGGACGGTGGCGTGGTCGTCGCCGGCGAGCTCGGCCTCGGCGAGGACGGTGCGGGCACCCTCCTCGAGGGCGGGGAGGTCGCCGGCGAGCCCGCGCGCGTAGGCGAGCTCGAGGGCGGCAAGCCGCGCCTGGGTGGGGTCGTCGGCCGCCTGGTACAGGCGGATCGCCTCCTCGGCGGCGACCGCCGCCTCCTCCAGCTGCCCGGTGCCCCAGGAGAGGAAGCTGGTCAGCCGGCTCTTCACGGTGGCGCGCAGCCCCGGTCCGCTGCCGGCGGCGAGCACCGCGTCGATCTCGCGCAGAGCGGCCACCGCCGAGCGGGTGTCGGCGTCGGCGCGGTGGTCGACCACCCACTCCCCCTGGTCGAGGGTGTCGGCCACGGCGAGCCAGCGCGGGTCCCCGGGCGGGAGGATCTCGGCGAGGGCGCCGAGGATCTTCAGCGCCTCGCGGAAGCCGCCGCGCTCCTCGGCCTGGCGCAGGGCGTCGCGAAGCACCGCGATCGCCTCGTCGTCGCCGCTGTCGGCGGAGCGGGCGAAGTGCAGCGCCGCCTCGCCGAGGTGGCCGGCGATGAGCAGCGCCCGGCCGACCTGCCGGTGGAGGGCGAAGCGGGTGGCGCCGCCGATGTCGTCGTAGATGGTCTCGGCGATCACCGGGTGGGCCACCTCGTAGGCGACCCGGTGGGCGCGCTGCTCCTCGGTGACCAGGCGGGTGCGGGTGAGCCGGCGCACCGCCGGGGCGAGCTCCTCGAGGGGCCGGCCGCTGAAGCGGACCAGCTCGCCCAGCTCCACCCGGCCGCCCGCGACGGCCAGCACCTCGAGCACCCGCTGGGCGTCGGGGTCGAGCAGGCCGACCCGCGCCCGCACCCGGTCGGCGAGCTCCTCGGGCAGCACCCGCAGGCCGGGGCGGGGCACCCCGCCCTCGTCGCGCAGCGCGCGGAGCAGCCCGACGGCGAAGAGGGTGTTCCCCCGCGAGCGCTCCGCGACCCAGTCGAGCACGTCCTTGCCCACGGTGCGGCCGAGCAGGTCCTCGGCGAGCTGCTCGACCGCCTCCTCGCCGAGGGTCGCGACGTCGATGCGGCGGAGCACCTCCTGCTGCTCGAGGTCGAGGAGCACCCGCACCGCCAGC is from Candidatus Dormiibacterota bacterium and encodes:
- a CDS encoding AAA family ATPase, which produces MAGKPRFVGRVAEVAALEAERQRSAAGELRCVLLAGDPGAGKTRLAEECLARHAATCTTLTARARPLSTVASFGVWAEAFEEHLRQLPPEEVASLCGGFLDDLAGLLRSVAGVRRAIPDREPPRIRFLESLGTLLTNLARRRPVVLFLDDMHLADASSWEVLEYLALHFSRTPALVVAAVRPGELADQPLAVRVLLDLEQQEVLRRIDVATLGEEAVEQLAEDLLGRTVGKDVLDWVAERSRGNTLFAVGLLRALRDEGGVPRPGLRVLPEELADRVRARVGLLDPDAQRVLEVLAVAGGRVELGELVRFSGRPLEELAPAVRRLTRTRLVTEEQRAHRVAYEVAHPVIAETIYDDIGGATRFALHRQVGRALLIAGHLGEAALHFARSADSGDDEAIAVLRDALRQAEERGGFREALKILGALAEILPPGDPRWLAVADTLDQGEWVVDHRADADTRSAVAALREIDAVLAAGSGPGLRATVKSRLTSFLSWGTGQLEEAAVAAEEAIRLYQAADDPTQARLAALELAYARGLAGDLPALEEGARTVLAEAELAGDDHATVQALGVLGTATFYQGRFAEAEAAIGRSVEMARRTGKLYRVTWGLMSLGWAYGFEGRFDESLAAFEEARSVPGWRDSNVLELESHVRWLAGDYAGSLACVREAVVLNPGGLSRRRAAGLCIAALSAVEIDQLDEARRDVATAARIYGDRTWFVASGFAQHAAGVLAWREGRLAAAVAALRRGSDGLLAMGAVVFAAPMLLDLAEVAVEAGLPAQAELAAAELDRIAGITERDLFHAHAALGRAWAAIGRGHHARGAAAAREAGTLLPEKASATLRGRSLVACARALETRSCAAELHALADAASAFEAGGALWRRDRVVEVLRARGREGLRAADAVRGAEGITVRELQVARLAAQRLTAREIGDRLFISRRTVEAHLARVYVKLGVASKGELARRLTELTA